From the Streptomyces sp. Tu 2975 genome, one window contains:
- a CDS encoding amino acid adenylation domain-containing protein: MRTMSDAEWDPTSAAGAPVTGGQSGIWLAQQLDPDSPAYNVSFALDLRGDVDLDLLSAAVRQALEEAECLHVRIGSAEGGPRQTLARRPFDVPVVDLRGGPDPEGAAAAWAEADRDRPADLVNGPLFGHALLRLADDRVVWHQRYHHIVVDGVSIVLISRRAGEIYTAKDADGSAGGTGRELSRLLDGERAYRGSARYRADRAYWLDRSDGRPEPVRLVERAPAPMTRRVRRTVELSTTTTGRLRAAASAAGVRLSRLLVAAVAAYLHRVSGEQDLILGLPVTTRQGDASGQVPGMVSNVLPLRIPVHGDTTVAELADTVGRRIAEAVEHGRYRAEDLARDLGLVDGVAELVGPTVNILPSVHGLRFGDLDADLRPEWLGPVSDLAVTVSLPVHGTGLRIHLDADAAVCDERTLGDHERRFRLVLHAMAADMDLPVGRIELTSGAERARLLGEFAVDPRDVPELTWPAAFEQQVRRSPDAVALVCEDRQLSYAELDAAANRLARLLLARGVGHEDIVAVAVPRSPELVVSLLAVMKTGAAYLPLDADHPRDRIAYMLSDAGARTVVTTRASAGDLPAVPGVARILLDDPSVVAAAAALDDSPLGLPIALDQAAYVIYTSGSTGRPKGVVVPHDGVGSLIATATDRIGIGPDSSVVQFASVGFDVTVWDLIMSLCVGGRIIVVPAERRVAGPALTDYIREHRATHMILPPSLVSALPPECELPEGAVLVVGTEAVPGELIARWSGRLRVVVAYGLTEATVNSTLWIAEPGLQGPAPIGRPDPNTRAYVLDSALRPVPVGVEGELYVGGRGLARGYLGRAALTAERFVADPYGAPGERMYRTGDRVRWRADGNLDFLGRSDGQLKIRGHRIEPGEIESAFMACPGIAQAAVLVRDDHRGVKRLVAYLAGDGGTDTEAHVGAARTQVSQALPEYMVPSAVVLLDGPLPLTPNGKLDTRALPEPRWTAMTGDAAPTTPAETVLAALFAEVLRLPSVGVHDSFFELGGDSIVAIQLVGRARSAGFAISPRDVFRHRTVAALASAAARTADDGGTPGVAGAVPAPFSLVRLTEEERAEFTAAVPDLFDVVPATPLQEGFFFHAAVDGSGADGYSVQDTLELAGDVEADALRAAAQRLLDRHPLLRAAFRQCRDGRIVQLIGAHVELPWRFADLSSLDAEQQPPAVDDIAAAERAERFDLGTPPLLRAALVRLGQRRSLLVLTMHHIVVDGWSLPLVTRELLDGYRPGADTAPPREPSGTYRAYAGWLARRDREQARGAWREAMAGLDAPARLPVRGVEAPRAGPAPSPSSCPRRTRRHSPPAPGSSG; this comes from the coding sequence ATGCGCACGATGTCCGACGCCGAGTGGGACCCGACTTCCGCCGCAGGAGCACCTGTCACCGGTGGGCAGTCCGGGATCTGGCTGGCCCAGCAGCTCGACCCCGACAGCCCGGCCTACAACGTCTCCTTCGCCCTGGATTTGCGCGGTGACGTCGACCTCGACCTTCTGAGCGCCGCCGTGCGGCAGGCGCTCGAGGAGGCCGAGTGCCTGCATGTGCGCATCGGTTCGGCGGAGGGCGGGCCGCGTCAGACGCTCGCGCGCCGCCCCTTCGACGTTCCCGTGGTCGACCTGCGCGGCGGACCCGACCCCGAAGGCGCCGCTGCCGCCTGGGCGGAGGCCGACCGGGACCGCCCGGCCGACCTGGTGAACGGGCCGCTGTTCGGCCACGCCCTGCTGCGGCTTGCCGACGACCGTGTGGTGTGGCACCAGCGCTACCACCACATCGTCGTCGACGGCGTGAGCATCGTGCTCATCTCCCGCCGGGCCGGCGAGATCTACACCGCCAAGGACGCCGATGGGTCCGCCGGCGGCACCGGCCGGGAACTCTCCCGGCTGCTGGACGGCGAACGGGCCTATCGCGGATCGGCGCGGTACCGGGCCGACCGGGCCTACTGGCTGGACCGGTCGGACGGCCGGCCCGAGCCCGTGCGCCTCGTGGAGCGTGCGCCGGCGCCCATGACACGGCGGGTCCGCCGCACCGTCGAACTGTCGACGACCACGACCGGCAGGCTGCGTGCCGCCGCCTCCGCCGCGGGCGTCCGCCTGTCACGCCTGCTGGTGGCAGCCGTGGCCGCCTACCTGCACCGGGTCAGCGGAGAACAGGACCTCATCCTCGGCCTGCCCGTCACCACCCGGCAGGGGGACGCCTCCGGCCAGGTCCCCGGCATGGTGTCGAACGTCCTCCCCCTCCGCATCCCCGTCCACGGGGACACGACGGTGGCCGAACTCGCCGACACGGTCGGGCGCCGGATCGCGGAGGCGGTCGAGCACGGGCGCTACCGTGCGGAGGACCTGGCCAGGGACCTGGGCCTGGTCGACGGAGTGGCGGAACTCGTCGGCCCCACGGTCAACATCCTGCCGAGCGTGCACGGTCTGCGCTTCGGGGATCTCGACGCCGACCTGCGCCCCGAGTGGCTCGGCCCGGTCAGCGACCTGGCCGTCACCGTCAGCCTGCCGGTGCACGGCACGGGCCTGCGTATCCACCTCGACGCCGACGCGGCCGTGTGCGACGAGCGGACGCTGGGCGACCACGAGCGACGCTTCCGCCTGGTCCTCCACGCCATGGCCGCGGACATGGACCTCCCCGTCGGCCGCATCGAACTGACCTCCGGAGCGGAACGGGCCCGGCTGCTCGGCGAGTTCGCCGTCGACCCGCGCGACGTTCCCGAACTGACCTGGCCCGCCGCGTTCGAGCAGCAGGTCCGCCGCTCCCCGGACGCCGTCGCCCTCGTGTGCGAGGACCGGCAGTTGTCCTACGCTGAACTCGACGCCGCCGCCAACCGGCTGGCCCGACTGCTCCTCGCACGGGGCGTGGGCCACGAGGACATCGTCGCCGTGGCCGTCCCGCGCTCACCCGAACTGGTCGTCTCCCTGCTCGCGGTGATGAAGACCGGAGCGGCGTACCTGCCCCTGGACGCCGACCACCCACGGGACCGGATCGCCTACATGCTGTCCGACGCCGGCGCGCGGACGGTCGTCACCACGCGGGCATCGGCCGGTGACCTGCCGGCCGTGCCGGGCGTCGCCCGGATACTGCTCGACGACCCCTCCGTGGTCGCGGCTGCGGCCGCCCTGGACGACTCCCCCCTGGGCCTGCCGATCGCGCTGGACCAGGCCGCGTACGTCATCTACACGTCGGGATCGACAGGCCGCCCCAAAGGCGTGGTCGTTCCGCACGACGGCGTCGGCAGCCTGATCGCCACCGCCACGGACAGGATCGGCATCGGCCCGGACAGCAGCGTCGTGCAGTTCGCGTCGGTCGGCTTCGACGTGACGGTCTGGGACCTGATCATGTCGCTGTGCGTCGGCGGCCGGATCATCGTCGTCCCCGCCGAACGCAGGGTCGCCGGTCCTGCCCTGACGGACTACATCCGCGAGCACCGCGCCACCCACATGATCCTCCCGCCGTCGCTCGTCTCCGCGCTGCCGCCGGAGTGCGAACTGCCCGAAGGGGCGGTGCTCGTGGTCGGCACCGAGGCGGTGCCCGGCGAGCTGATCGCCCGCTGGTCCGGGCGGCTACGGGTCGTCGTCGCCTACGGCCTGACCGAGGCGACCGTCAACTCCACGCTGTGGATCGCGGAGCCCGGCCTCCAGGGGCCTGCGCCCATCGGCCGCCCCGACCCCAACACCCGTGCCTATGTGCTCGACTCGGCACTGCGCCCCGTTCCCGTGGGCGTCGAGGGTGAGCTGTACGTCGGCGGGCGCGGCCTGGCCCGCGGCTACCTCGGCAGGGCGGCGCTGACCGCGGAGCGGTTCGTCGCCGACCCGTACGGCGCGCCCGGCGAGCGCATGTACCGCACCGGCGACCGCGTCCGGTGGCGGGCCGACGGCAACCTCGACTTCCTGGGCCGCTCGGACGGCCAGCTCAAGATCCGCGGCCACCGCATCGAACCGGGGGAGATCGAGAGCGCGTTCATGGCCTGCCCCGGCATCGCCCAGGCAGCGGTCCTCGTACGGGACGACCACCGGGGGGTGAAGCGCCTCGTCGCCTACCTGGCCGGCGACGGCGGTACGGACACCGAGGCGCACGTGGGGGCGGCGCGGACGCAGGTGTCCCAGGCGCTGCCGGAGTACATGGTGCCCTCGGCCGTCGTCCTCCTCGACGGCCCGCTGCCCCTGACGCCCAACGGGAAGCTCGACACCCGCGCGCTGCCGGAGCCGCGGTGGACCGCGATGACCGGCGACGCCGCGCCCACCACACCGGCGGAGACGGTCCTCGCCGCACTGTTCGCCGAGGTCCTTCGCCTGCCATCGGTCGGCGTCCACGACAGCTTCTTCGAACTCGGCGGTGACAGCATCGTCGCGATCCAACTGGTTGGCCGCGCCCGCTCGGCGGGCTTCGCGATCAGCCCCAGGGACGTGTTCCGCCACCGTACGGTGGCGGCGCTCGCAAGCGCCGCGGCGCGCACCGCGGACGACGGCGGGACTCCGGGCGTGGCGGGCGCGGTGCCCGCCCCGTTCTCGCTGGTCCGGCTGACCGAGGAGGAGCGGGCCGAGTTCACCGCCGCCGTTCCGGACCTGTTCGACGTCGTGCCCGCCACGCCGCTTCAGGAGGGCTTCTTCTTCCACGCCGCCGTCGACGGGAGCGGGGCGGACGGATACTCCGTCCAGGACACCCTCGAACTCGCCGGTGACGTCGAGGCGGACGCCCTGCGGGCGGCCGCACAGCGGCTGCTCGACCGTCATCCGCTGCTGCGCGCGGCCTTCCGCCAGTGCCGGGACGGACGGATCGTGCAGCTGATCGGCGCACACGTCGAACTGCCGTGGCGCTTCGCCGACCTGTCGAGCCTCGACGCGGAACAGCAGCCCCCGGCCGTCGACGACATCGCGGCCGCGGAGCGGGCAGAGCGGTTCGACCTCGGCACCCCGCCGCTGCTGCGGGCGGCTCTGGTCCGCCTCGGTCAGCGGCGTTCGCTGCTGGTCCTGACCATGCATCACATCGTCGTGGACGGATGGTCGCTCCCGCTCGTCACACGGGAACTGCTGGACGGATACCGTCCCGGCGCCGACACCGCGCCACCCCGCGAGCCGAGCGGGACCTACCGCGCGTACGCCGGATGGCTCGCCCGCCGCGACCGTGAACAGGCACGCGGCGCCTGGCGCGAGGCGATGGCGGGACTCGACGCACCGGCCCGCCTGCCCGTCCGCGGGGTGGAGGCGCCACGGGCCGGACCGGCACCGTCACCGTCGAGCTGTCCCCGCAGGACACGGCGGCACTCACCGCCCGCGCCCGGCAGCTCGGGCTGA
- a CDS encoding iron-siderophore ABC transporter substrate-binding protein, with protein MSVGTRPGPTRIVRHIPRLVAAAVAALVLSACGGGTDEDTSESSGEAGARSAAFPVTVEHKYGSTTIESEPKKVVTLGLSDQDAVLALGVKPVGSVDWFKEQPYGKWPWTKDLWGSTPPQIVGERDEYNMEKIAALQPDLIVAQYSGMKKEQYETLSKIAKVVAQPKGHEDYQAPWQVMTEQIGKALGKEGETKKLIAGIDERFKAVRDEHSEWKGLTVTVGEPYEPGKFSAFSPKDPKVIFLSEMGFTTSEKYRTALGKENIADLSSERLDVMEADRTVWLGTPDTEKAMKADPLYKKTKVHQEKRDLFLPYDSPDIGAALSFNTVLSIPYAIDQVVPMLEAIK; from the coding sequence GTGTCCGTTGGTACACGCCCCGGTCCGACGAGGATCGTCAGACACATCCCCCGACTGGTCGCGGCCGCGGTCGCCGCGCTGGTGCTCAGCGCCTGCGGCGGCGGCACGGACGAGGACACGTCCGAGTCGTCCGGGGAGGCGGGGGCGCGTTCGGCTGCCTTCCCGGTGACGGTCGAGCACAAGTACGGCAGCACGACCATCGAGTCGGAACCGAAGAAGGTCGTCACCCTCGGTCTGTCCGACCAGGACGCGGTGCTGGCCCTCGGCGTCAAGCCGGTCGGTTCGGTGGACTGGTTCAAGGAGCAGCCCTACGGCAAGTGGCCGTGGACCAAGGACCTGTGGGGCTCCACGCCGCCGCAGATCGTCGGCGAGCGCGACGAGTACAACATGGAGAAGATCGCGGCACTCCAGCCGGACCTGATCGTGGCCCAGTACTCGGGCATGAAGAAGGAGCAGTACGAGACCCTGTCCAAGATCGCCAAGGTGGTCGCCCAGCCGAAGGGCCACGAGGACTACCAGGCGCCGTGGCAGGTCATGACCGAGCAGATCGGCAAGGCCCTCGGCAAGGAGGGCGAGACCAAGAAGCTCATCGCCGGCATCGACGAGCGCTTCAAGGCCGTCCGTGACGAGCACTCCGAGTGGAAGGGCCTGACGGTCACCGTCGGCGAGCCCTACGAGCCGGGCAAGTTCTCCGCCTTCTCGCCCAAGGACCCCAAGGTCATCTTCCTCAGCGAGATGGGCTTCACCACCTCGGAGAAGTACCGCACCGCACTCGGCAAGGAGAACATCGCGGACCTCAGCTCCGAGCGCCTCGACGTCATGGAGGCCGACCGGACGGTGTGGCTCGGCACCCCCGACACGGAGAAGGCCATGAAGGCCGATCCGCTCTACAAGAAGACCAAGGTCCACCAGGAGAAGCGGGACCTGTTCCTGCCGTACGACAGCCCGGACATCGGCGCCGCGCTCTCCTTCAACACGGTGCTGTCGATCCCGTACGCCATCGACCAGGTCGTACCGATGCTCGAGGCGATCAAGTAG